Part of the Georgenia sp. TF02-10 genome, CTGCAGGGCCGAGGGGGGCCAGGCGGTGCAGGCCTGGACGAGCGGGGCGAGCGCGGCGGCGTCGGGCCCGGCGACGGCGTGCAGCGCCCGGGCGGCCGCGGCCGCCGGGTCGTAGCCGGCGGGGTTCCAGGCGTACTCGGCAACGGTGGCCAGCGGCAGCTGGGACGGGGCGGCCGCGACCATGGGGTTGGCGCTGATGCCCGAGAGCGCCGTCCCCGCCGTCGCCGCGGGCCGGCCGGTGAGCGGGCCGAGGAAGAGGCGGGTCGGGTCGAAGTCGTTGACCGGGAAGTTGTCCCACAGCAGCAGCCGGTGGCGGTAGGTGGCGGCCGCGGCCGCCACGTCCTCGTCGGTCACCTCCCGGGTCACGATGTCCGCCCCGGTCCACCACACCAGCACCTCGGCGGGCAGGGTGGCGGCCAGGTACTCGCGGTAGGGCGACGGCGCCGTCCCCGCGTAGTCCGTCGGCACCATCAGCAGCGGGTCCGTCACGCCGCGCGGCGCGAGGAAGCCGCGGACGAACTCCGCGCAGGCATGGCCGTGGGCGGCGCCGGCCGCACCGGGGCCCTCGCCGAACGCGTCGCGGTCCGCCGCCTGGGTGAGCTCGAGGGGGATGTCGTCGAAGAGCAGCGCGAAGTCCCGCACACCGATCTCCCACAGCTGGGCGGCCTTGGCGCGCAGCTGCTCGTGCTCGGCCGGGTCGGCGTAGCGCATCGTCAGCCCGGGGGACACCGCCCAGACGAACCGTACGTGTTGGGCCCGGGCGGCGGCCACCAGCTCGGCCAGGCGCGCGAGGTGCCCGGGCGGGTACGGCTCGCGCCACCGGTCGCGGTGGAAGGGGTCGTCCTTGGGGGCGTAGACGTAGTGGTTGAGCTTGTGCCGCCCGGCGAAGCGCAGGTGCTCCAGGCGGTCCTCGTGCGACCACGGCGGGCCGTAGAAGCCCTCGACCGTGCCGCGCCAGCCGAGCTGGGGCCAGTCCCGCACCTCTCCGTCCGGGACGAGACCGAAAGCGGACTCACCATCCCCGGGTGCCTCGCTGACGGGGAACCCAGCGCCGGCAGGGGCCTCGTTGACGGCGAGCCCACCGCGGGCGGGGACGTCATGGCCGGCGGGGGCCTGCCGGAGCAGCGCGAGCAACGTCTGCGCGCCGTAGAACGCCCCGGCCGGGTCCGCCCCCCGGACCACCGCCGTCGGGCGGCCCCTGCTCTGCGCGACCCGCAGGGTGTACCCCTCCGGCGGGAGGCCGGCCGCCCCGCACTCGACGTCCACCACCAGGGCGGGCGGGGCCGGGGCCGCTGCGGGTCGCGCGGCCGACGGGCCGGTTCCGGCGCTCGCCGCTCCGGCGGCCCCGCCGTCGTCGGCGCCGAGGCCCTGGGCCAGCAGCCGGCCGGCCGTCTCGGTGCGCGCGTCCCACCGCACCTCGGCGCCGGCAAAGGCCAGCTCGGCACCGGTGAACCGGAGCTCGCGGGGGAGCGGCGTCAATTCGGTGGGCGACCGCGCCGAGAAGGAGGAGGAATGGACGGCCGACGACGGCTTTCGTGCCATGCGGGAACGTTACCCAGAATCTTGTAGCGGCTCTATGGGATCGATACCATTCCCGGGTGAGCGGACCGGTGCAGGAGCTGGCGCCGGGCGTGTTCCGCGTCCGGGACACGTGCAACGTCTACGTGGTGCGGGCGGCCGGGGAGCGCACCGGCGTGGCCATCGACTTCGGGTCGGGGCTGGTGCTGGACCACCTCGCCGAGATGGGCATTGACGCGCTCACCGACGTGCTGATGACGCACCACCACCGGGACCAGGGGCAGGGGCTGCCGCGGGCCGTCGCCGCCGGCATCAACGTCCACGTCCCGCCGACCGAGCGCGATCTCTTCGACCGGGTGGACGAGATGTGGTCGGCGCGGCCGGTCTACCTGGACTACAACCTGCGCGAGGACCGCTTCTCCCTCCTCGAGCCCGTCCCGGTGGCCGGCGTCGTGCCGGAGTACCGCACCGGGACCTGGGGCGGGGTGCGGCTGGCCGTGCGCCCCACCCCCGGCCACACCACCGGCTCGGTGACCTACCTGCTGGACCGCGACGGCGCCCGCCTGGCGTTCTCCGGCGACCTCATCTACGCGCCCGGCAAGGTCTGCTCCCTCGCCGCGACCCAGTGGAGCTACACCGAGAACGAGGGACCGGCGATGACGGTCCTGTCCTGCTACCAGCTCCGGCGCGAGCGCCCGGACCTGCTGCTGCCCTCCCACGGCGAGCCGATGACCGACCCGGCCGCCGCGCTGGACCTGCTCGCGGCCCGGATGCAGCGCTACGTCGACTCCCGCCGGCCGCACCCGTGGGACCTGCGGGCCCGCCTGGACGAGCCCTTCGTGCGGCTGACCGAGCACCTGCTGCTCAACCGGAGCAGCACCGCCTACGGCTACGTCCTGCTCTCCCGCACCGGCGAGGCGCTGCTCGTCGACTACGGCTACGACATGACCACCGGGCTGCCCGCCGGCGCCGACCGCGCCGCCCGGCGGCCCTGGTTGGCGTCGCTGCCGGCCCTGCGCCGGGGGTACGGGGTCAGCCACGTGGCGGTGGCGATGCCCACGCACTACCACGACGACCACGTCGCCGGCCTGAACCTGCTCCGCGACGTCGAGGGTACGCAGGTGTGGGTCCCGGCCAACGTCGCCCCGGTTCTGCGCGACCCGCTGCACCAGGACCTGCCGTGCCAGTGGTTCGAGCCGGTCCCGGCCGACCGGGAGCTGGCGCTGGGGGAGACCGTCCGGTGGCACGAGTACGAGATCACCGTCCACGAGCTGCCCGGGCACACCCGGTACGCCGCTGCTTACGAGCTCGAGGTGGACGGGGTGCGGGTCCTCCTCACCGGGGACCAGCAGGACGGGCGCGGCGTGCCCGGGCACCGCCGGGAGATCCTGAACTACCAGTACCGCAACCGGCTCGACCTGGCGGACTACCGGGCGAGCGCGGCCCTGTACCGGCGGGTGCGGCCGGCGCTCATGCTCGGTTCGCACTGGGAGCCGCGCTGGGTGGACGACGCCTACCTGGACATGCTCGCCCGGGAGGGCGAGGAGCTGGTCGACCTCCACCGCGAGCTGCTCCCGCTGGCCGAGCACGACCTGGCCGCCGACGGCGTGCTGGCCCGGGTCAGCCCCTACCTCTCGACGGCCGCCGTCGGCACCCCGGTGGACCTGACCGTCACGGTGCGCAGCCCCTCTACCCGGCCGGCGGAGATGTCCGTCCGGCCCGTCCTGCCCCCGGGCTGGACGGCCGAGCCGCCGGAGGTGCACCGGCCGATCGAGCCCGGGACGGAGCGGGCGGTGACCTTCCGGGTGACCACCGGCGGCCGGCCGGCGCGCCGGGCCCGGTTCGCGGCCGACGTCTGCGTCGGCGACCTCCGGCTGGGCCAGGCGGCGGAGGCGCTCGTCGACGTCGTCACCCCGGCCGGCGAGCGCGGCGCCGCCGGCGAGGGGGCCGTGCCGGCCGAGGCCTATAGTCTCTCGGCTGACGTGTACGGGTAGCGAAGGAGGAGCCGCGTGGCTGACCGGCCCACCTCCGCCGCGCCGGCCCGCCGCCCGACGATCCGGGACATCGCCGCGGCCGCCCGGGTCTCGCGGTCCACCGCCTCCCGCGCGCTGAGCGGCCAGGGGTACGTCGCCCAGGCCGCGCGGCTGCGGGTGGAGGAGGCGGCCCAGACCCTGGGGTACGTGCCCGACGCGACCGCCCGCCACCTGCGCCGCCGGGTGAGCGACTCCATCGGCGTGGTGCTCTCGGACCTGACGAACTGCTTCTACGCCGAGCTGGCCGCCGGGGCCAGCCAGCAGGCCCGACGGCGCTCCTACACGATGGTCCTCAGCGACACCGCCGGGCTCGCCGCGGACGAGGTCGAGTCCGCCCGGGCCTTCGTCGGCCTGCGGGTCGCCGGGGTCATCACCACCCCGGTCTCGGCCGAGGCGGGCGCCTACCTGCGCGGCCAGCACGTGCCGACCGTCGAGGTCGACCGCCAGTTCGCCGAGGGCGTGGCCGACGCCGTCGTGGTGGACAACACCGCCGGCGCCTCCCGGGTGACCAGGCAGTTGGTGGAGATCGGGCACCGGCGCATCGCGCTGTTCATCGACGAGACCCGCTGGACCACCGGGCGCGACCGCTACCAGGGCTACGCCGACGCGCTTGCGACCGCCGACGTCGGGCTGGACCCGTCCCTGGTGGTCACCTCCGGCTGGGACGTGCGCGCCGCCCGGGCGGCGGCCGTGCGGCTGCTCGCCGACCCGCGCCGGCCGACCGCCGTGTTCGCCGCGAACAACGTCCTCGCCGAGGGCGTCTGGCGGGCGGCGGCGGACCTGGGCCTCGCCGTCCCGGCCGACCTTAGCCTCGTCTCCTTCGACGACGCGCCCTGGATGTCGATGGTCAGCCCCGGCATCACCGCCGTCGCGCAGGACGTGCGCACCCTGGGGGAGACGGCCGTGGACGTGCTCCTGGACCGGCTCGCGCAGCCGGACGCGCCGGCCCGCACCGTGGTGGTCCCGGCCGAGGTCGTGCTCCGCGGCTCCACCGCGCCGCCCGCCGGGTGAGTGCGCGCGGGTGAGTGCGCGGGTGAGCCATGCGGGGTGAGCCGCGCAGGGCGAGCCCGGGCGGATGGGACGAGCCGCGGCGGGTGAGCCGGGGCCCGGCGGCCGGGTCGCCGTGCGTGCCGCCCCCGGCCACGCCCCCGACCCGCTTCTCCTTCTCGTCTCACCCCTTCTTCTCCTTCTCGGTCTTCCTCCTCCTTCTCCGTTCTCTCCTTCTTCTCTCTCTCCTCCCACTTCTCCTTCTTCTCCGCCCGCACTTCTCCGACACCCCCACTTCTTCGCGCACTTCTCCTCCACCCCCCGCACTTCTCCGCGCGCCACCCCCACTTCTCCGCGCCCCACTTCTCCTCGTCCGCCCCGCCGTCGTCCCGGCCGCCTTTCTCCACTTCTACCCGCCCTCCGCCGCGCCGCTTTGGTTGACCTCTCCGAGAAGCGCTGGGTACGTTCCCATAAGTCCCGCGACGAACCATGGAGGTTCACCCGTGCACCGGTTGTCCAGCCTCGAGGGACGCATCGAGCGGACGCTGCTCGAGCGGCTGGTCCCGGCGGTCTACAGCGGCGCGGTCCCGGTCGAGGTCGCGGCCGTCCACCTCCCGGGCGAGCCGGTGCCGGCGGCCGAGGCGATCGCCATGGCCTACACCCCCTTCGCCGTCGGCGAGCGGTGGGGACCGCCGTGGAGCACCACCTGGTTCCGGCTGACCGGGCGCGTCCCGGAAGCCATGCGCGGCCGGCGGGTAGAGCTGCTGGTCGACCTCGGCTTCGAGGGGTCCGGTCCCGGGTTCCGGTCCGAGGGCCTGGCCTACACCGCCGACGCCGTGCCGATCAAGGGCGTGGAACCGCGGACCCCCTACGTCCCGGTCACCCGCCGCGCCCGCGGCGGGGAGGCCGTCGAGGTCTACGTCGAGGCGGCCGCCAACCCCCGGTTCACCGGCGCCGTCTCGGCCGAGGGGGACCCGCGGACCGCCAGCGCCGCCCCGCTGTACCGGCTGGACCAGGCCGAGCTCGCGGTGCTGGAGGAGGAGGTCTACGGCCTGGTCCTGGACGTCCACGTGCTCAGCGGCCTCGCCGCCACGCTCGCCGAGACCGACCCGCGCCGGCACCAGATCCACCGCGCCCTGGAGGACATGCTCGACGAGCTCGACCTCGGCGACGTCGTCGGCGCCGCCCCGGCGGCGCGGGCCCGGCTGGCCGGGGTGCTCGCCGCCCCGGCCGTGCCCAGCGCGCACCGGGTCACCGCCGTCGGGCACGCCCACATCGACTCGGCCTGGCTGTGGCCGGTGCGGGAGACGATCCGGAAGTGCGCCCGCACCTTCGCCAACGTCACTGCGCTGGCCGAGGACTACCCCGACCTGGTCTTCGCCGCCTCCTCGGCCCAGCAGTACGCCTGGATGCGCGAGCACCACCCGCAGGTCTACCGGCGGATGCGGGAGCAGGTCGAAGCCGGACGGTTCCTGCCGGTGGGCGGGATGTGGGTGGAGTCGGACACCAACATGCCCGGCGGGGAGGCCCTGGTCCGGCAGTTCACCCAGGGCAAGCGGTACTTCCGCGACGAGCTCGGCGTGGAGCCGGAAGAGGTCTGGCTGCCCGACTCCTTCGGCTACTCCGGGGCGCTGCCCCAGCTCGCCCGGCTGGCCGGCTTCCGGTGGTTCCTGTCCCAGAAGATGTCCTGGAACGAGACCAACCCCTTCCCGCACCACACCTTCTGGTGGGAGGGCATCGACGGCACCCGGGTCTTCACCCACTTCCCGCCCGCGGACACCTACAGCGCCGAGCTCTCCGCCGAGGAGCTCGCCCGCGGCGTGCGCACCTTCGCCGAGCACGGCCGGGCGAGCCGGTCGCTGCTGCCGTTCGGGCACGGCGACGGCGGCGGCGGGCCGACCCGGGAGATGCTGGAGATCGCCCACCGGGTGCGGGACCTCGAGGGGTCCCCGCGGGTGACGCTGGGCTCCCCGGCGGAGTTCTTCGCCGCGGCCCAGGCGGAGTACCCCCGCGCCCCGGTGTGGTCGGGGGAGATGTACCTCGAGGCCCACCGCGGCACGTACACCAGCCAGCGGGAGATGAAGCGCGGCAACCGGCGCAGCGAGCACCTGCTCCGCGAGGCCGAGCTGTGGTCCGCCGCCGCGGCCGTGGCCGGGCTGCACCCGTACCCCTACGAGGAGCTGGACCGCCTCTGGCAGGAGACCCTGCTGCTGCAGTTCCACGACGTCCTGCCGGGCAGCTCCATCGCCTGGGTGCACCGCCAGGCCCGGCAGACCTACGCCCGGCTGGCCGCGGACCTGGACCGGCTGGTCGACGCCGCGCAGGCCGCGCTCGCCGGCGCCGGGGACGTCGAGCTGGCCTTCAACGCCGCCCCGCACGTCCGCGACGGCGTGCCCGCCCTGGCCGCCGCGCCCGCCGCGCCGCCGGGCGGGGAGGACCCGGTCCGGGTCACCACCGACGGCGCCGGGACCGTCCTGGACAACGGGCTGCTCCGGGTGCGCGTCGGCCCGGACGGCACGCTGACCTCGGTCCGCGACCTGGTCGCCGACCGGGAGGTCCTCGCCCCCGGCGCCGCCGGCAACGTCCTGCAGCTGCACCCGGACACCCCCAACCGCTTCGACGCCTGGGACCTGGACGCGTCCTACCGGCACCGCCGCCGGGACCTCACCGCGGTAAACGCCATGACCGTGGACGGCACCGACCCGGCCCGGCCGGTCGTGCAGGTGGACCGGTCCGACGGCGGCTCGCGGTACCGGCAGACCGTCGCCCTGGCCGCCGGCCGGCGCCGGGTGGACCTCACCGCCGACATCGACTGGCGCGAGCGCGAGACCCTGGTCAAGGTCGCCTTCCCGCTGGCCGTGCACGCCGACCGGGCCGCCGCCGAGACCCAGTTCGGGCACGTGCTGCGGCCCACCCACACCAACACCTCCTGGGACGCGGCCCGGTTCGAGATCTGCGCGCACCGCTGGGTGCACGTGGCCGAGCCCGGGTACGGCGTCGCGGTGGTCAACGACTCCGTCTACGGCCACGACATCACCGCCCCCGGGCCGGGGGAGGCGCGCGGCGCCGGGCCCACCACCGTGCGGCTGTCCCTGCTGCGGGCGCCGCGCTACCCCGACCCGGAGACCGACCAGGGCCGGCATCGCTTCGGCTACGCCCTGGTCTGCGGGGCCGAGGTCGCCGACGCCGTCCGGGAGGGGTACCGGGCCAACCTGCCGCTGCGCCGTCGCCGGGGGGCGGGACCGGTGGAGCCGCTGGTCCGGGTGAGCCCGACGGCGGTCGTCGAGGCGGTCAAGCTCGCCGACGACCGCTCCGGCGACGTCGTCGTGCGGCTGTACGAGCCGCTCGGCGCCCGCGGGCGGGCGGAGGTGGCGACGTCCTTCGACCTCGCGTCCGCCTGGGTCTGCGACCTCCTCGAGCGCCGGGACGAGGAGGTCGCCGCGCTGGCGCCGCTGACAACGGCCTCGGCCCGCGCCGTGACCCTGGACCTGGGGCCCTTCCAGGTGGTGACGCTGCGGCTGCGGCCGGTCCCCGCGCGCGCCGGGCAGTCGCCCGCTGGCCGGGCGGGCGCAGAACCACTGGCCCAGTCGCGGACCGGGGAGCCGGCCGCCGGTCTGGCGGCCCAAGAACCGGATGCCAGCCCGCCGGCGTCGGGGGAGCCCCGGGTCGGCCCGGCCGACGGGGAGCCCACCACTGCACCGGACCGGCCGCCGTCGGCAGGCCGACCGTGAGGCCCGCACCGTTGACCCGCCCGAGAACCGCTCCCTATGCTCGGTGTGGGAACGATGCCAGAACCGGCGCGCCGACGTGCCGGGCACCCCGCCCAGCGGGCCGGCCCGCTGCCTGCCGCCGCCCCGCCGCGCGCCCCCCGCACCCGCGCCGCAACCCCGAGACGCACACCCCGATGCCGCACCCGACCAGCGACCCGGCAGGCCGGTGGGCCGCCGCGGAGGAGAGCCAGCCGTGACCGCCCTGGAGCCCGCCCGCCGGGCGCCCACCGCCAACGCCCCGACCGGCGCGTCGGCCCGCGACCTGGCCCGCGACCAGCGGCCGGCCGCCACCCCGGACCGGACCGTGCACATGGTCGGCCACGCCCACCTGGACCCGGTGTGGCTGTGGCCCTGGCAGGAGGGCTACCAGGAGGCGCGGGCGACCTTCTGGTCGGCGATCCACCGGATGGAGGAGTACCCCGACTTCGTCTTCACCTCCGACCAGGTCGTCCTGCTGTCCTGGGTGGAGGAGTCCGACCCCGAGCTGTTCGAGCGCATCCGGCAGCGCGTGGCGGAGGGCCGCTGGCAGGTGGTCGGCGGCTGGTGGGTGGAGCCGGACTGCAACATGCCGGCCGGGGAGTCCTTCGTCCGGCAGGGCCTGTACGGCCAGCGGTACCTG contains:
- a CDS encoding beta-N-acetylglucosaminidase domain-containing protein, whose protein sequence is MARKPSSAVHSSSFSARSPTELTPLPRELRFTGAELAFAGAEVRWDARTETAGRLLAQGLGADDGGAAGAASAGTGPSAARPAAAPAPPALVVDVECGAAGLPPEGYTLRVAQSRGRPTAVVRGADPAGAFYGAQTLLALLRQAPAGHDVPARGGLAVNEAPAGAGFPVSEAPGDGESAFGLVPDGEVRDWPQLGWRGTVEGFYGPPWSHEDRLEHLRFAGRHKLNHYVYAPKDDPFHRDRWREPYPPGHLARLAELVAAARAQHVRFVWAVSPGLTMRYADPAEHEQLRAKAAQLWEIGVRDFALLFDDIPLELTQAADRDAFGEGPGAAGAAHGHACAEFVRGFLAPRGVTDPLLMVPTDYAGTAPSPYREYLAATLPAEVLVWWTGADIVTREVTDEDVAAAAATYRHRLLLWDNFPVNDFDPTRLFLGPLTGRPAATAGTALSGISANPMVAAAPSQLPLATVAEYAWNPAGYDPAAAAARALHAVAGPDAAALAPLVQACTAWPPSALQSAHLRGLVEAAESPDRPRATAALHQLDDDLAALEAGPRSVVGAGALVRQLGPWLAAGADMARAGRLAARLRLAQLGGDDERRDALVPEVEAALRAAEEHYPDVLRGIVPPFVRAVLLGIRPAAAAGPAGGRGLPPDGTAQARAGGAPAEAGGSAMDARLGGNAAAAPAADGGAEAPGDDPAEALGNDPVSALGNDAAAAPAGDSDGADQPASGAPAPWALVVTADQPRAGEKHLADLLRGRGLVVRFGTTVEVGVDDPAPPSLLVVTHTASPAAAQAAAGAAVPMLACGHLVDLGLATTSGDLLGQDLLDVVAPEDPLAAGRSGHLAVYRGPATVAWGAPTAAATVVARTLPGAHPALFRYPAGAALADGSPAPAPRVAVFLGPAALAPGLLTEDGRAMVAAAVDEVTAHLPAPLAGAGAARPD
- a CDS encoding LacI family DNA-binding transcriptional regulator; translation: MADRPTSAAPARRPTIRDIAAAARVSRSTASRALSGQGYVAQAARLRVEEAAQTLGYVPDATARHLRRRVSDSIGVVLSDLTNCFYAELAAGASQQARRRSYTMVLSDTAGLAADEVESARAFVGLRVAGVITTPVSAEAGAYLRGQHVPTVEVDRQFAEGVADAVVVDNTAGASRVTRQLVEIGHRRIALFIDETRWTTGRDRYQGYADALATADVGLDPSLVVTSGWDVRAARAAAVRLLADPRRPTAVFAANNVLAEGVWRAAADLGLAVPADLSLVSFDDAPWMSMVSPGITAVAQDVRTLGETAVDVLLDRLAQPDAPARTVVVPAEVVLRGSTAPPAG
- a CDS encoding glycoside hydrolase family 38 C-terminal domain-containing protein, whose translation is MHRLSSLEGRIERTLLERLVPAVYSGAVPVEVAAVHLPGEPVPAAEAIAMAYTPFAVGERWGPPWSTTWFRLTGRVPEAMRGRRVELLVDLGFEGSGPGFRSEGLAYTADAVPIKGVEPRTPYVPVTRRARGGEAVEVYVEAAANPRFTGAVSAEGDPRTASAAPLYRLDQAELAVLEEEVYGLVLDVHVLSGLAATLAETDPRRHQIHRALEDMLDELDLGDVVGAAPAARARLAGVLAAPAVPSAHRVTAVGHAHIDSAWLWPVRETIRKCARTFANVTALAEDYPDLVFAASSAQQYAWMREHHPQVYRRMREQVEAGRFLPVGGMWVESDTNMPGGEALVRQFTQGKRYFRDELGVEPEEVWLPDSFGYSGALPQLARLAGFRWFLSQKMSWNETNPFPHHTFWWEGIDGTRVFTHFPPADTYSAELSAEELARGVRTFAEHGRASRSLLPFGHGDGGGGPTREMLEIAHRVRDLEGSPRVTLGSPAEFFAAAQAEYPRAPVWSGEMYLEAHRGTYTSQREMKRGNRRSEHLLREAELWSAAAAVAGLHPYPYEELDRLWQETLLLQFHDVLPGSSIAWVHRQARQTYARLAADLDRLVDAAQAALAGAGDVELAFNAAPHVRDGVPALAAAPAAPPGGEDPVRVTTDGAGTVLDNGLLRVRVGPDGTLTSVRDLVADREVLAPGAAGNVLQLHPDTPNRFDAWDLDASYRHRRRDLTAVNAMTVDGTDPARPVVQVDRSDGGSRYRQTVALAAGRRRVDLTADIDWRERETLVKVAFPLAVHADRAAAETQFGHVLRPTHTNTSWDAARFEICAHRWVHVAEPGYGVAVVNDSVYGHDITAPGPGEARGAGPTTVRLSLLRAPRYPDPETDQGRHRFGYALVCGAEVADAVREGYRANLPLRRRRGAGPVEPLVRVSPTAVVEAVKLADDRSGDVVVRLYEPLGARGRAEVATSFDLASAWVCDLLERRDEEVAALAPLTTASARAVTLDLGPFQVVTLRLRPVPARAGQSPAGRAGAEPLAQSRTGEPAAGLAAQEPDASPPASGEPRVGPADGEPTTAPDRPPSAGRP
- a CDS encoding MBL fold metallo-hydrolase translates to MSGPVQELAPGVFRVRDTCNVYVVRAAGERTGVAIDFGSGLVLDHLAEMGIDALTDVLMTHHHRDQGQGLPRAVAAGINVHVPPTERDLFDRVDEMWSARPVYLDYNLREDRFSLLEPVPVAGVVPEYRTGTWGGVRLAVRPTPGHTTGSVTYLLDRDGARLAFSGDLIYAPGKVCSLAATQWSYTENEGPAMTVLSCYQLRRERPDLLLPSHGEPMTDPAAALDLLAARMQRYVDSRRPHPWDLRARLDEPFVRLTEHLLLNRSSTAYGYVLLSRTGEALLVDYGYDMTTGLPAGADRAARRPWLASLPALRRGYGVSHVAVAMPTHYHDDHVAGLNLLRDVEGTQVWVPANVAPVLRDPLHQDLPCQWFEPVPADRELALGETVRWHEYEITVHELPGHTRYAAAYELEVDGVRVLLTGDQQDGRGVPGHRREILNYQYRNRLDLADYRASAALYRRVRPALMLGSHWEPRWVDDAYLDMLAREGEELVDLHRELLPLAEHDLAADGVLARVSPYLSTAAVGTPVDLTVTVRSPSTRPAEMSVRPVLPPGWTAEPPEVHRPIEPGTERAVTFRVTTGGRPARRARFAADVCVGDLRLGQAAEALVDVVTPAGERGAAGEGAVPAEAYSLSADVYG